The segment GCGAAAAAGCGTTGTGCCTAGCGAAGCGCCGTCGAGATAAGACCAGGCGACCACGATCGCCACCGCGAAAATCATGCCAACAATGAATTTTGGTAGCGACATACCCGACAGCCCGTCAACCTGCTCAGGCAAGAATCGATGAATGATTCACCCCGAGCCTCCCTTCGCCATGCGAGCTTGTTGAGGCTACCCGCTTCTTGGCCGGTTGCTTCCGGCCTTCCCACGCTGTCCATACTCTGACAGAAACAATTTGCAACTCTATTAAGGTGTGCAATAGCGGGCAAGGCCAACTGCAAATTATTTTGGCTAAGTTCGGGGGATCGACTCTGCCATGTTGCGTTGCACATTTCCGCATCACAACCAATCACCCGGTATGGACTCACTTCAGTAAGAGCCAAAATATTAACCAGTATTTTACTTCAAGCGCGCTCTACATTTTACAACGCTGCAGCACGATATTTCTCAACCACGCGGCACAAAGAGCGATACGCCCAAAATCAGCCTCAAAATGGCACTACATTTTTCAAGGTTGCCCATAATTTGTCACGAATGCGCCATAAAAGGCCAAAATTTGCGCAGGATCGGTTTATTATTTAATCAATGCATGACGTGATTATTTCAGGCGCTCAAGGAATTGTGTGTTGCGATGCAGCATTTTTTTGATATCGTGCGGCAAACCATCCGTTCAACGTATGGAGTTTACGCATGAGGGACGTAGCCAAGCCGGCCGACGCGGATTTTCCGCACGCCGGTATCGACTTTCCACCAATCGGCGGCCTGCTTAAACGCAGCTTCGATATCGCCGGTTCACTGATTGGCCTGGTTGCTCTCAGTCCGCTGTTTGTGATGGTCGCGCTGCTTGTCAAGTTTTCCGACGGCGGGCCGATTTTCTACGGTCACAGCCGGATCGGGCGGGGAGGACGGATTTTCCCGTGCCTCAAGTTTCGCACTATGGTACAGAATGGCGAACAGGTGCTGGCGGCATACCTTGCCGCCAACCCGGACGCCAAGGCCGAATGGATAGCTACCCGCAAGCTCAAGAACGATCCACGCGTCACGCGTGTCGGGGCCGTGCTGAGGAAGCTCAGCCTTGATGAACTGCCGCAGATCATCAACATCCTTCAGGGTGACATGAGCCTTGTCGGTCCTCGCCCGGTGGTGCGCGACGAACTCGAAATCTATGGCAGTTCGGCCGTCTATTACCTGAAATCGCGCCCTGGCCTGACCGGACTCTGGCAGGTCAGCGGCCGCAATGACGTTTCCTATGACAGCCGCGTCGCATTCGATCGCCACTATGTCGAGAACTGGTCGCTGTTCGAGGACATTCGCATCATCATCAAGACCGTGCCTGCCGTCTGGATGTCGCGGGGCTGCTATTGACCGGCCGGGAGCCGGTTATGCGCAGCAGTGACTGTCCCGACGCCAGGCATTCTGCAGCAAGCTTCATCGGACCGGGCTAAAGCGAATCG is part of the Mesorhizobium sp. L-2-11 genome and harbors:
- a CDS encoding sugar transferase codes for the protein MRDVAKPADADFPHAGIDFPPIGGLLKRSFDIAGSLIGLVALSPLFVMVALLVKFSDGGPIFYGHSRIGRGGRIFPCLKFRTMVQNGEQVLAAYLAANPDAKAEWIATRKLKNDPRVTRVGAVLRKLSLDELPQIINILQGDMSLVGPRPVVRDELEIYGSSAVYYLKSRPGLTGLWQVSGRNDVSYDSRVAFDRHYVENWSLFEDIRIIIKTVPAVWMSRGCY